Proteins from a single region of Nomascus leucogenys isolate Asia chromosome 2, Asia_NLE_v1, whole genome shotgun sequence:
- the WDR55 gene encoding WD repeat-containing protein 55, translated as MDRTCEERPAEDASDEEDPDSMEAPTRIRDTPEDIVLEAPASGLAFHPARDLLAAGDVDGDVFVFSYSCQEGETKELWSSGHHLKACRAVAFSEDGQKLITVSKDKAIHVLDVEQGRLERCVSKAHGAPINSLLLVDENVLATGDDTGGIRLWDQRKEGPLMDMRQHEEYIADMALDPAKKLLLTASGDGCLGVFNIKRRRFELLSEPQSGDLTSVTLMKCGKKVACGSSEGTIYLFNWNGFGATSDRFALRAESIDCMVPVTESLLCTGSTDGVIRAVNILPNRVVGSVGQHTGEPVEELALSHCGHFLASSGHDQRLKFWDMAQLRAVVVDDYRRRKKKGGPLRALSSKTWSTDDFFAGLREEGEDSMAQEEKEETGDDSD; from the exons ATGGACCGCACTTGTGAGGAGAGGCCCGCTGAGGATGCGAGCGACGAGGAGGACCCAGACTCCATGGAAGCCCCAACCCGGATCCGGGACACTCCGGAAGACATCGTGCTGGAAGCTCCGGCTAGTGGGCTGGCGTTCCATCCGGCCCGTGACCTACTGGCTGCAGGGGACGTGGACGGGGACGTGTTCGT cttTTCCTACTCTTGCCAAGAGGGAGAAACCAAGGAGCTCTGGTCATCCGGTCACCATCTCAAGGCCTGCCGAGCTGTGGCCTTCTCTGAAGATGGGCAGA AGCTCATTACTGTCTCCAAGGACAAAGCCATCCATGTTCTAGATGTGGAGCAGGGCCGACTGGAAAGATGTGTTTCCAAGGCTCATGG TGCCCCCATCAACAGTCTTCTGCTGGTGGATGAGAATGTTCTGGCCACTGGGGATGACACGGGTGGTATCCGTCTCTGGGACCAGAGGAAGGAGGGCCCCTTAATGGATATGAGGCAACATGAAGAGTACATCGCAGACATGGCTCTGGATCCAGCCAAAAAGCTGCTGCTGACAGCCAG TGGGGATGGCTGCCTTGGCGTCTTCAACATTAAGAGGCGTCGGTTTGAGCTGCTCTCAGAGCCTCAGTCTGGGGACCTGACCTCTGTCACTCTCATGAAA TGTGGGAAGAAGGTGGCCTGTGGCTCCAGTGAAGGTACCATCTACCTCTTCAACTGGAATGGCTTTGGGGCCACAAGTGACCGCTTTGCCCTGAGAGCTGAATCTATCGACTGCATGGTTCCAGTCACCGAGAGTCTGCTGTGTACTGGCTCCACCGATGGAGTCATCAG AGCTGTGAACATCCTACCAAACCGAGTGGTGGGCAGTGTGGGCCAGCACACTGGGGAGCCTGTGGAGGAGCTGGCCCTTTCCCACTGTGGCCACTTCCTGGCCAGTAGTGGCCACGACCAGCGCCTCAAGTTTTGGGACATGGCCCAGCTGCGAGCTGTGGTGGTGGATGACTACCGTCGGCGCAAAAAAAAGGGAGGACCACTGCGGGCTCTGAGCAGCAAGACTTGGAGCACCGATGACTTCTTCGCAGGactgagggaagagggagaagactCCATGgctcaggaagaaaaggaggagactGGGGATGACAGTGACTGA